A single Argentina anserina chromosome 7, drPotAnse1.1, whole genome shotgun sequence DNA region contains:
- the LOC126803018 gene encoding hevamine-A-like has product MAESPLLLSLLVLISLLVLIKPSHGGGIAIYWGQNGNEGTLKQTCATGKYKYVNIAFLNVFGSGQTPQINLAGHCNPASNGCAAVGPEVTFCQSLGVKVFLSLGGGIGSYSLSSASDAKDVADYLWSSFLGGKGKAKSTTTRPFGDAVLDGIDFDIEQGANPYWDDLARYLKAYSKPRRAVYLAAAPQCPFPDAFVGGAISTGLFDYVWIQFYNNPPCQYSSGNTDDILNSWNKWTTSIQARKIFLGLPAAPAAAGSGFIPAAVLNSEILPVIKKSSKYGGVMLWSKYYDDQSGYSSSIINSV; this is encoded by the coding sequence ATGGCCGagtctcctcttcttctctcacTCCTTGTCCTAATCTCGTTGCTGGTTCTAATCAAACCCTCTCACGGCGGTGGAATAGCCATCTACTGGGGGCAAAACGGGAACGAAGGTACCCTGAAACAAACCTGCGCCACCGGAAAATACAAGTACGTGAACATAGCCTTCCTCAATGTCTTCGGCAGCGGCCAAACCCCACAGATCAACCTAGCAGGTCACTGCAACCCAGCTTCGAATGGTTGTGCAGCTGTCGGCCCTGAAGTCACATTCTGCCAGAGCCTAGGAGTCAAGGTGTTCCTCTCCCTCGGCGGCGGGATAGGAAGCTACTCCTTGTCCTCTGCTTCTGACGCAAAAGATGTAGCAGACTACCTATGGAGCAGTTTCCTAGGCGGAAAAGGAAAAGCCAAGTCTACTACTACACGTCCCTTCGGCGACGCCGTTTTGGATGGGATAGATTTCGACATAGAGCAAGGGGCGAATCCATATTGGGATGACCTTGCACGTTACCTCAAAGCGTATAGCAAACCAAGAAGAGCTGTGTACTTGGCTGCAGCTCCTCAGTGTCCATTTCCCGATGCTTTCGTCGGCGGCGCGATTAGTACCGGGCTTTTCGACTATGTTTGGATTCAGTTCTACAACAATCCTCCATGCCAGTATAGCTCAGGGAACACCGACGATATACTGAACTCGTGGAATAAATGGACCACGTCCATACAAGCACGGAAGATATTTCTAGGGCTGCCGGCGGCTCCAGCAGCAGCAGGGAGCGGCTTCATTCCAGCTGCGGTGCTGAATTCCGAGATACTTCCGGTGATAAAGAAGTCGTCGAAGTATGGTGGGGTGATGTTGTGGTCAAAGTATTATGATGATCAAAGTGGATATAGTTCCTCCATTATCAATAGTGTATGA
- the LOC126802997 gene encoding uncharacterized protein LOC126802997 has product MAPDSNSGDLISDYSLTQRIVLLIDLHPLLHLQDPTPFLTSLLSSVKTLTSFPPLSFSLFAVRLFFSSLSPLQSSFKLPSSSLSLSFNSPESTYLSLSETLDSLSFDRKSTGFGPPRAKLVAAAMRQLLHDYAWEPAIFGDSSAATGMLSNSDALRSNLVVLFSALKCMKSVCEFMSDASLVDLSEFSERFRGVFGNVDEAFVCRDVQLSWIDVRYEFDCGEDEVGLRCGVFEKGIRSLGWGFCSSDSIVLGSALVPFGLIYPEIGVSSKLFGCNDRCRKARAQFSLEISDVKGMPLECKLCDLELADMRMLRQSRGDDGLFLGESMSSQTRGCEVKRRFWGSVGDGVTKIQVKALQKKSEFVKFKGELSDPILVCEASGKDGKEGSAGFFVDKVLEMLSVELGEYGPQKLAPVWQILLSFLYRESCCALVSISNDSGVSYTGFLKPFTASSGLLFILDEGSHPHKKVLGVSALSEGQPCPKLNSEMCKPDAELNNLCGLQTGPSPSKKHSAEIDRKKKCRRRSSHSLKDLTWSGFCKAAFEYSDLHLEEIYFTRQCSSSKKLKFLKCWMKQIKKLKYSIRDESKVHHEIQKEMDNRLDVLHQGSEQPMSSCGSVGENSLSEAFGVQDEAAQEYILETSEAFFSNLCNKIQQGVESKEVDLWAFAHRLVCQSVYFLNQKPSTTAPSENQTPEKSDILDDLVTAGLLKALVRDPKDMAARHKIYESSFQASGPGSEGITSEIKVREYELQILFRMEILQSEVGSTIKDSAKQKFVKHICTLLESICDWCHLEGGFFGDWTLENYAGKIIKSRYCQTLKDVVHKIYTKMDLFLFDDEDEPPNNLFNSDDSNQSYRELPGDYEVDENSRIKELASADNESPDPQNHNNERSSAQVGEEKEQAHKLMKAQKKRERARRFASFTSSLACLRRVSAPKQPKAFRPKFNSLPKPAKRKEHADSYCERVLETPMTENKRIRIDDEDYRDNGSRLISKSLFQDD; this is encoded by the exons ATGGCTCCCGATTCAAATTCCGGCGACCTAATCTCCGACTACAGCCTCACCCAACGTATCGTCCTTCTAATTGACCTACACCCACTCCTCCATCTCCAAGACCCAACCCCATTCCTCacctctctcctctcctccgtCAAAACCCTAACCTCCTTccctcctctctctttctctctcttcgcCGTccgcctcttcttctcctcactctctcctctccaatcCTCCTTCAAGCTCCCTTCCTCGTCTCTCTCGCTCTCCTTCAACTCGCCGGAGTCCACTTACCTCTCGCTCTCTGAAACCCTCGACTCTCTCTCGTTTGACCGGAAATCGACCGGATTCGGTCCGCCGCGGGCGAAGCTCGTCGCGGCGGCGATGCGGCAGCTGCTGCACGACTACGCCTGGGAGCCGGCGATCTTCGGCGACTCTTCGGCGGCGACCGGTATGCTCTCGAATTCTGATGCTTTGAGGTCTAATTTGGTTGTGCTGTTTTCCGCGTTGAAATGTATGAAATCTGTGTGTGAGTTTATGAGTGATGCGAGTTTGGTGGATTTGAGTGAGTTTTCTGAGAGATTTCGAGGTGTTTTCGGCAATGTGGATGAGGCATTTGTGTGTAGAGATGTTCAATTGAGCTGGATTGATGTGAGGTATGAGTTCGATTGCGGTGAGGATGAGGTTGGATTGAGGTGTGGTGTTTTTGAGAAGGGGATAAGGAGTTTGGGGTGGGGGTTTTGTTCATCTGATTCGATTGTGCTTGGTTCGGCTCTTGTACCTTTCGGTTTGATTTATCCGGAGATTGGTGTGTCGTCTAAGCTTTTCGGATGTAATGATCGCTGTAGGAAAGCTAGAGCACAGTTTAGTCTTGAGATATCGGATGTAAAGGGGATGCCGTTGGAGTGTAAGCTTTGTGATCTTGAGTTGGCGGATATGAGAATGTTGCGTCAAAGTAGAGGTGATGATGGTTTGTTTTTGGGGGAAAGCATGAGCTCGCAGACTAGAGGTTGTGAGGTGAAGAGAAGGTTTTGGGGAAGCGTTGGCGATGGAGTGACGAAGATTCAGGTTAAGGCTTTGCAGAAGAAAAGTGAGTTTGTGAAGTTCAAGGGGGAGCTGTCGGATCCGATTCTTGTCTGTGAAGCTTCGGGAAAAGATGGAAAAGAAGGTTCTGCTGGTTTTTTTGTTGATAAGGTTCTTGAAATGCTATCAGTGGAGTTGGGTGAGTATGGACCGCAGAAGTTAGCACCTGTTTGGCAGATTCTCTTGAGTTTTTTATACAGGGAGAGTTGCTGCGCACTTGTGTCTATTTCAAATGATAGTGGTGTTTCATATACCGGATTCCTCAAGCCTTTTACAGCTTCTTCAGGCCTTCTGTTTATTCTGGATGAAGGATCTCACCCTCACAAAAAAGTGCTTGGTGTTAGTGCCCTCAGTGAGGGCCAACCTTGTCCTAAGCTGAACAGTGAGATGTGTAAACCTGATGCTGAATTGAACAACTTGTGCGGGTTGCAAACTGGGCCTTCTCCATCTAAGAAGCATTCTGCAGAGATTGATAGAAAGAAGaaatgtagaagaagaagttCACATTCACTCAAAGATCTCACCTGGAGTGGTTTCTGTAAGGCAGCATTTGAATATTCTGACTTACATTTGGAAGAAATTTACTTTACCAGGCAATGTAGCAGCTCAAAAAAGTTGAAATTTCTGAAATGCTGGATGAAACAGATTAAAAAATTGAAGTATTCAATAAGGGATGAGTCTAAGGTGCACCACGAAATCCAAAAGGAGATGGACAATAGGTTGGATGTGTTGCACCAAGGGAGCGAACAACCAATGTCATCATGCGGTTCAGTTGGAGAAAATTCTTTGAGTGAGGCTTTTGGAGTACAGGATGAAGCTGCTCAGGAGTATATATTAGAAACCTCAGAAGCTTTTTTCAGCAATTTGTGCAATAAGATTCAACAAGGGGTTGAATCTAAAGAAGTAGACTTGTGGGCTTTCGCACATCGGCTTGTGTGTCAATCTGTATATTTCTTGAATCAGAAGCCTAGCACAACAGCCCCTTCAGAGAATCAAACTCCAGAAAAATCTGACATTCTAGATGATTTGGTTACTGCTGGCCTGTTGAAAGCATTAGTTAGAGATCCAAAGGATATGGCTGCAAGGCACAAAATCTATGAGTCATCTTTTCAAGCATCTGGTCCAGGATCTGAAGGAATTACTTCAGAAATAAAAGTTCGAGA ATATGAATTACAGATACTTTTCCGGATGGAGATTTTACAATCAGAAGTTGGATCAACCATCAAGGATTCTGCAAAACAGAAATTTGTGAAACATATTTGCACACTTTTGGAGAGCATTTGTGATTGGTGTCATCTGGAAGGAGGCTTCTTTGGTGACTGGACCCTAGAAAATTATGCTGGAAAGATTATAAAAAGCAG GTACTGTCAGACTCTTAAGGATGTGGTTCATAAAATCTACACAAAAATGGATCTGTTTCTGTTTGATGATGAGGACGAACCCCCTAATAATTTATTCAACAGCGACGATAGCAATCAATCATACAGAGAATTACCAGGGGATTATGAGGTGGATGAAAATAGTAGAATCAAGGAATTAGCATCAGCAGATAATGAATCCCCTGATCCGCAGAATCATAACAATGAAAGATCAAGTGCTCAAGTGGGTGAAGAAAAGGAGCAAGCTCACAAGTTGATGAAAGctcaaaaaaagagagagagggctAGGAGATTTGCTTCTTTTACAAGTAGTTTAGCTTGTTTGCGCCGAGTTAGTGCCCCAAAACAGCCGAAGGCGTTCAGGCCAAAATTTAATTCTCTTCCAAAGCCAGCTAAGAGGAAGGAGCATGCAGATTCCTATTGTGAGAGAGTGTTAGAAACTCCAATGACAGAAAATAAACGAATCCGCATCGATGATGAAGATTACCGAGACAATGGCAGCCGTTTAATTTCTAAATCATTGTTTCAGGATGACTAG
- the LOC126803032 gene encoding uncharacterized protein LOC126803032 — protein sequence MSTACFSVSNFILFSNPNHSLRYSPPPKATPFRPLRSLRRRLAAPVSAKSSEAEEVSAAPEDEWLKRLPDKKKPLYSHSLPCIEAWLRSLGFFQSREDRAVWLIEKPEWHAQLSLDVTDLYVRYLKSGPGNLEKDMERRFSYALSREDIENAVLGGP from the exons ATGTCGACCGCCTGCTTCTCCGTCTCCAATTTCATCCTCTTCTCAAATCCAAACCACTCCCTTCGCTATTCACCTCCGCCCAAAGCGACGCCGTTTCGGCCCCTACGGTCTTTAAGAAGGAGGCTCGCGGCTCCGGTGTCGGCAAAGTCGTCGGAGGCGGAGGAGGTCTCGGCGGCGCCGGAGGACGAGTGGCTGAAGAGGCTGCCGGACAAGAAGAAGCCTCTGTATTCTCACAGCCTGCCTTGTATTGAAGCCTGGCTGAGGAGCTTGGGGTTCTTCCAGAGCAGAGAGGACCGGGCGGTTTGGCTGATCGAGAAGCCGGAGTGGCATGCTCAGCTCTCTCTCGACGTCACCGATCTCTATGTCag GTATCTAAAGTCTGGACCTGGAAATCTTGAAAAGGATATGGAGAGAAGATTTAGCTATGCACTGAGCAGAGAGGACATCGAAAATGCAGTGCTTGGAGGTCCCTAA